From Pseudomonas sp. G.S.17, the proteins below share one genomic window:
- a CDS encoding urease accessory protein UreF yields the protein MNSAWALLRLASPQLPIGGYSYSQGLEMAVEQALVKDSPSARRWISDQLLLNLARFEAPLLLAHCNAAAEDDWCQLLQLSHEHRASRETRELHQESRQMGYSLQQLLNGLPELDPPARKFLEQTEEPHLALGWALAARAWQISPQDALAAWLWSWLENQLAVLMKTLPLGQQAAQRLTSELLPLLQQAQQQATSVDLQHIGSAPFGVALASMAHERQYSRLFRS from the coding sequence GTGAACAGCGCCTGGGCGCTGCTGCGTCTGGCCAGTCCGCAATTGCCGATTGGCGGTTACAGCTACTCCCAAGGTCTGGAAATGGCCGTGGAACAGGCGTTGGTCAAGGATTCTCCCAGCGCACGCCGCTGGATCAGCGACCAACTGCTGCTCAACCTCGCCCGTTTCGAAGCACCGCTGCTGCTCGCCCATTGCAACGCTGCCGCCGAAGACGACTGGTGCCAGTTGCTGCAATTGAGCCACGAACATCGCGCCAGCCGGGAAACCCGCGAACTGCATCAGGAAAGCCGGCAGATGGGCTATTCCCTGCAGCAATTGCTCAACGGCTTGCCTGAGTTGGACCCGCCCGCCCGCAAATTTCTTGAACAGACTGAAGAACCACATCTGGCCCTGGGCTGGGCGCTGGCCGCGCGCGCCTGGCAGATCAGCCCGCAGGATGCGCTGGCCGCCTGGCTCTGGAGCTGGCTGGAAAACCAGTTGGCAGTGCTGATGAAGACCTTGCCGCTGGGCCAGCAAGCCGCGCAGCGCCTGACCAGCGAGTTGCTGCCGTTGCTGCAACAGGCGCAACAACAGGCCACGAGCGTTGATTTACAGCACATCGGCAGCGCGCCGTTTGGCGTGGCGCTGGCGAGCATGGCCCACGAACGTCAATACAGCCGACTGTTTCGGTCCTGA
- the ureG gene encoding urease accessory protein UreG, protein MNSQPLRVGIGGPVGSGKTALTLALCLALRERYNLAVVTNDIYTREDADFLVRNEALAPERIIGVETGGCPHTAIREDASINLEAVDQLNRRFPGLDLIIVESGGDNLSATFSPELSDLTIYVIDVSAGDKLPRKGGPGICKSDLLVINKIDLAPLVGASLEMMDRDTKKMRGEKPFVFSNQKTGVGLEQIIAFIERQGLLTEAA, encoded by the coding sequence ATGAACAGCCAACCTCTGCGCGTCGGCATCGGTGGCCCGGTCGGGTCCGGCAAGACCGCCCTGACTCTGGCGTTGTGCCTGGCCCTGCGCGAGCGCTACAACCTGGCGGTGGTCACCAACGATATCTACACCCGCGAAGACGCTGACTTTCTGGTGCGCAATGAAGCCTTGGCGCCCGAGCGGATCATCGGCGTGGAAACCGGCGGCTGCCCGCACACGGCGATTCGCGAAGACGCCTCGATCAATCTGGAAGCGGTGGATCAGCTCAACCGACGCTTTCCAGGCCTGGATCTGATCATCGTCGAATCCGGTGGCGACAACCTTTCGGCGACGTTCAGCCCGGAACTGTCGGACCTGACCATTTACGTGATCGACGTTTCCGCCGGCGACAAGCTGCCACGCAAAGGCGGCCCAGGGATATGCAAATCCGACCTGCTGGTGATCAACAAGATCGACCTGGCACCGCTGGTTGGCGCGTCGCTGGAGATGATGGACCGCGATACGAAAAAGATGCGTGGCGAAAAGCCGTTCGTCTTCAGTAACCAGAAAACCGGCGTCGGTCTGGAACAGATCATTGCCTTTATCGAGCGCCAGGGTCTGCTGACCGAAGCCGCGTGA
- the ureE gene encoding urease accessory protein UreE has product MLVIHRRIEPQAEWAAELHLNFEARSKSRLRCFSAEGEDVGLFLERGQPPLRDGECLQAEDGRIVRVCARPEQLMHVTCSSAFELTRAAYHLGNRHVALQVGDGWLRLLDDYVLKAMLDQLGATTESIEAPFSPEHGAYGGGHHHSRAGEEDFNYPPRLHQFGVRT; this is encoded by the coding sequence CTCAAGCCGAATGGGCCGCAGAGCTGCATTTGAATTTCGAAGCGCGCAGCAAAAGCCGGCTGCGCTGCTTCAGTGCCGAAGGCGAAGATGTCGGGTTGTTCCTCGAGCGCGGGCAACCACCGTTGCGTGATGGCGAGTGTCTGCAAGCCGAAGACGGCCGCATCGTTCGCGTCTGCGCTCGCCCGGAACAACTGATGCACGTGACCTGCAGCAGCGCCTTTGAGCTGACCCGTGCGGCTTACCATTTGGGTAACCGCCACGTGGCGCTGCAAGTGGGCGACGGCTGGCTGCGCTTGCTCGACGACTACGTGCTCAAAGCGATGCTCGATCAGCTGGGCGCTACCACCGAATCCATCGAAGCGCCGTTTTCCCCAGAGCACGGCGCTTACGGCGGCGGTCATCACCATTCCCGCGCGGGCGAAGAAGACTTCAACTATCCACCGCGCCTGCACCAATTTGGCGTACGCACGTGA